TCCCATGGACCGGCTTCAGCACGCTCAGCTTCGGCAGATAATCCGCTGGTATACGTTCCTCACGCCGCCGCCGCAGCCCAAACCGGGCCGCCGCCGCCACTACCATACCGCAGTAAATCGAAGAGGTCACCGACCCCACGGCCGCAACCCAGAACAAAACGCGAAGTGCAATATGCATATTTAGAAAAAACACGGGCTCATGAAGCCAAAACACGGGCTTCCCGATGGCGACTTCAGCCGCAAAACCCCGTCCTCCAGTGTAGTTCAGCTCGAACGGCGCGTTCTATACCGGCCTAAGGGGAAACCTTAGGTCAGCTCATTTTTTTGACTCCAAAGGGCTGAAGGCCCGACCTATACGCCGAGGGCGCCGCAACTAACTTGCGGCTCGAAGCTTCCAGCTCCATCGCATGATGCGAACCATCCAGCGGGGACCCGGTTCCTGAAGTTCAAACCGAAACAGAAAGGCGGCCCGTGTGGGCCGCCTTTCCATGCCTGCATACTCCGCTCAGGATCCTGTCTAAGCTTTGGGCTTCTTTCCCGACCCTCGATGAGAGCCGTTCCCATTTGAACCACGAGACTTCTTTTCGCCGCCCTTGTTTGTGCTGGGATGCGTCTGACTGAGAGCCTCGCCAAAGACAGATGTCGTCGCCTTCTGTCCGGAGTCCTGGCGACCACGCTCTTCCTGGTCTTCCGTTCCCTTCACCTCACCGACCGAAAGCCCCTGTCCTCCGTTCATCTGCGACTCGACCGGCTCGAGCCCGAACGATGTCTGCCACGGTCCGCGCATATCCGACTCGCCTTCGTCACCGTCCCCGGTCGAACCATTGAAATACTCATCCACCAGAACCGGCGTGGGCTTGAGGAAACCGATCGAGAACGGCGGCTTCTCCATACTTTCCAGCGCAGCGGTGAAGGCCTTCATGTGAGTAATCTCACGCGTCATGAGAAATTGCAGCGTGTCGAGCGTCCCCGGATCATCCGTGTGATCGATCAGCCGTTCGTACACAATCTTGGCCCGCGCTTCGGCTGCGATATTGCTGCGCAGGTCAACATCCAGTTCCCCTGTAATCTTCAGGTAATCCGCCGTCCAGGCATTGCCTTGCGAGTTGTAGAGGCTCACGCCGCCGCCTCCCGCAATGGTCACCAGCGGATCCGCATCGGCAGCTTCGCGATTGGTCTTAAGTTCTTTCAGGTGCATTCGGATTAGCGCGCCCACAACTTCCAGATGGCTGAGTTCTTCGGTGCCGATATCCAGAAGAAGGTCCCGGCGTGCCAGATCATCCACGCAATTCCAGCCCTGGATGGTGTACTGCATGGCAGCCGCAAGTTCACCGTTCGCCCCGCCGAACTGTTCCAGCAGGAGTTTGCCAAACTTCACATCGGGCGTTCCGACGTTCACGGTGTACATAAGCTTCTTGATGTGGTGATACATTCAATCCCCATTTCGGTTTTCGGCGTGCGTGGGAGTCATCGCCCGTTAGGCAGGATGTCATTTGTCTCTAAGCGTAAGATGCGGCCCGTCTGCCGCGGCCAGCGGAGCGCCCAGGAAACGCGTTCACTAGCGTGTATTGTCTTGTAGCCGACTAAGCTCATAGGGCGCCGCGAGGACCCTAAAAGACCCTGTCTGTGCCAATTCCGCCAGCTATCCCTGTACGGGCCCCAAGCCTTTAGAATCAAGACTTTGCCAAAGGAGGTCCACCCATAACCCATTTGTTTTGAAGATTTTGCGCAAAAACCGGGGGAGGGGGGCTACCAAGGCGATCTACCGCCGCTTCTTCCCCGCCGACTGCACCGCATCGCGCAGCGGCACCGCCACCGGCCGCCGCACCGGAACCAGCCCCGCCTGCTGCCCCTGCGCCTGCTGCATCCGGCTCAGCATCTCCGTCCGGACGTATTCAACAAATCCCTGCATCTGGCGGTTCATCTCCTCCATGCGCTCCCGCATCTGCAGAACAATCGCAATTCCGGCGATGTTTACGCCCAGGTCGCGCGCCAGATTCAGGATGAACTCCAGCCGTTCCAGGTCCTCGTCCGTGTACAACCTCGTATTGCCCTCGGAACGCGACGGCCGCAACAGCCCCTCGCGCTCGTACAATCGCAGCGTCTGCGGGTGAATGTCATACATCTCGGCTACCGCCGAGATCATGTACGCTCCCTTGGACTTCCTCTTCGTCGCCATCGGCACAAGAATACCCCGAGGCTCGGTCGCATCGCATCCAACTAGGAACCAAACACCACAAGGAGCCCGCATGGCCCGCTCGCTGAACCCGCTCTTCCTCGCCGGCCTCGGAGCCGGATTCGCCGCCGCCGCCATCGCCACCACCCGCGCTCTCCGGGCCGCTCCGCCACCCGACGGCGCCGTCGTCCTCGTCACCGGCGGTGGCCGCGGCCTCGGCTACGCCATTGCCTCACGCTTCGCACGCCGCCCCATCCGGCTGATCCTCGCCGCCCGCGACCTTGGCGAACTGCACGCAGCGCAGGCTGCTCTCATCGCCGAACACCCGCACCTGCGTCCCGAGGACTTTTACCTCTTCCAGGGCGACCTCGCCAACCCAATGGAATGCCATCGTCTCGTCGACGAGTCCTTCGCGCACTTCGGCCGCATCGACGTCCTCATCAACAACGCTGGCATCATCGAGGTCGGGCCCGCGGAGGTCCAGCCGCTCGACGCGTTCTACCGCGCCATGCACATCCACTTCTACGGACCCTTGCACATTCTCTGGGCGGCGCTGCCGCGCCTGCGCCAGCAGTACCCCATGCCAGGCTGGAACCGCCGCTGCGCCATCGTCAACATCGCATCGATCGGTGGCAAGGTGCCGGTCCCACACATGCTGCCCTACACCGCATCGAAATTCGCTCTCGTCGGATTCTCGGAAGGTCTGCACGCGGAACTCCGCAAGGCGAACATTCTCGTCACGACCGTCTGCCCCGGCCTGATGCGTACTGGCGGCGAGCACCACGCGCACTTCACCGGCGATGTGGAAGCGGAGAAGCGGTGGTTCATGTTCGGCGCCAAAACTCCCGGCATCGCCACCACGCCAGAGCATGCGGCCTGCCGCATCTACTCCGCCGTCACGCATGGCTGCGCCGAGATCGTGATCACACCGCATGCGTGGCTCGCGGCACGCGTCCACGGCCACTGCCCAGGGACGAGCCAACTCATTGCGGGCCTCGCGAACGAATACGTTCTCCCGGACGCGCCGTGATACCTTCCATTCGATGAATGAGATTGAAGCCGTCGGCGCGGAGGCAGCTCTCACCGAAGGTCCGCTCGCCGATGCCACGACGCCTGACCGGCCGGAACGTCCGTGGATCTTCGGCTTCATCATTGCGCCCTCCGCCATCGTCGCCAACGGAGTCATCCAGGGCGGTGTGCTCGGCTTTCTGCTGAGCCAGCAAGGCATCGGCAGCAAGGTGCAGTCGCACCTCATCGGACTGCTAGCTCTTCCCACGAGCCTCTACTTTCTCTGGAGTCCGATCACCGACTTCTTCGTGCGCCGCCGGACTTGGTCGCTGGTCGGCGGTCTGCTCTCCGCGGTCCTGATGGCGGCGGCGTTTCACCAGAAAGACCTTAGCTCCACGCCAGCGCTCGCGCTGATGCTGCTGAGCGCGTGCCTGAGCCAGCTCGTGGTTTCAAGCTGCGGCGGCATGATGGGTGCTCTGCACTCCGAACGCAGCAAGCGCGTTGCGGGCAGCTTCTACCAGGCTGGATCGATGGGGCTCGGGGCGCTTTCCGTCAGTGTTCTGATCGGGCTCAGCTCGCGCGTCTCCCGCGACACGCTCTCTCTGGCGGCTGCTGCGCTCATTGGTCTGCCGACGCTCTTCGCGCTGGCCGCTCCAAAGCAGGACCAACTGGCGACCGGCTCGTTCGGCCACACCATGCAGCGTGTCTGGCTGGAGTTCAAGGGCACGTTCCTGAACTGGAGAGCGATTCCCTACACGCTCTGCATGCTCTTTCCAATCGCCACCGGTTCGGCCATTGGGCTGATTCCCGGCATCGCGAAGAGCTATGGCGTCAGCGGCGACAGCGTCGCCTGGGTCAATGGTCTGGTTGGCGGGCTGCTCACAGCGGGTGGATCGCTCGTCGGGGCAGCGATCCCCGCGCGCATCTCGGCACCAGTCGTCTATCTCTGCGTGGGTATCGTCAATGCCGCCACGATTGCGGTGCTCTGGCTTGGTCCGATGACGCCTGCGACCTATTACGTCGGTGTTCTGTTGTACTTGTTTACCGTCGGCACGGCCTACGCCCTGTTCACAGCCGTGGTGCTCGAATTTCTCGGCAACTCCGGCAAGAGCGGCAGCGGACGTTACTCCATCATCAACTCGATGGGCAACATTCCGGTTCTTTACATGATCGAGGTGGACGGCTGGGGCGCCGACCGCTGGGGCACACGTGGTCTGCCCGGTATCGATTGCGTTGTCGGCGGATTAGGAGCGGCGCTGTTGTTGAGCTACTTTCTCCTCTGGCAAGGCAAAGGTAGGAAGTCAGCGAGTTAGGAGCTCCTAACCCCTAACTTCTCACCTCCTAACTTCCCGACTGCTTGCTCAGCGTTCCCGTTCCAGTGTCCGCTCCGCACGGCCCGGTCAGCGACCAGTTCGAAACAGTCAGCGTTGATCCGTCGGTGGAGAAGCTTCCGGTTGCGGTCACGCTGTTGCCGGTGGTGTTGTCCGTGTAGGTCAGGACAAAGGCTCCGCCCGTCACCTGCGAGTTCACAACCGTTACCGGGCTCACGAAGCAGGGATTCGTCCCCAGGTTGGCCGTCCCGCTCAGCGTAAAGTTGCCGTCCGTATCCCCATTCGCCGACTGCGTCAGGTTCGCCGTCACGTTCATCACCGGCTTCTGCGTGTCCGAGAAGGTTCCGACGTACGTTCCCGTCACCGAGCTGTAGTTCTGCACCTGCGCCTTCACCGAGCTCACGAACGCGCACTGCCCGCCAGTTACATTCACGGTTGCGTTGGTCAGCGAGCGCCCGTCGGATGAAAGTCCGCCCGAGATCGTCAGCGTTCCTCCGGCAACCGGTCCGGTCAGCGTGATCAAGCCTGTGTCGTCGGTCGTGCCCGTGATGGCGATCGGCTGGGCTGCCGTCGCGCACCCGGTTGTCGCATCCGCGTGCAGCACGCCTGTGAACGCTCCACTCGACGTCCCGACGAGCGCCCCCGACATCATCGGCAGCGGCAGTCCACTGCCCGTGGCGCTCACCTGCCAGTTCCCGTTCACGAAGTTCTGGGTGTAGTCGTAGACGACACCGTCGTCCGCGCAGCCGGCCAGCGCCAGCATCAAAACAAGCGAGGAGACGGCAATCGTGCTCCGGTAACGAGGTCGGCGAAGGTGCATCTGGGGGACTCCAGCCTTAATGGCTGCCCGCAGTATGGCAACAGCGGGGTCCCGCCACAATTCCCCGGTATGGTTACCCCCCACCCCGGCGGGTGCCAGAACCAAGCCGCCCGAAGCGGTTTTTTCCGGAAAATCCTTCAGGAAACGGCATCCAATAGCGAACCGGAGCATCAGATAGGTTGACAATACTTCACTCACATGCGACAGTGAGGGAGGTCAGACAGACCCGGCCGGGCCGGGCTAAACCCGATCAGGGCCGGAACTTTGGCCCGGTACAGGAGCAACAACATGGCAAAGATTATCGGAATAGATCTCGGCACGACTAATAGCTGCGTCGCCGTGATGGAAGGTGGCGAACCCAAGGTCATCCCGAACGAGGAGGGCGGACGTACGACCCCCTCGATTGTGGCGTTTACGAAGAATGGCGAACGCCTGGTGGGCCAGGTGGCGAAGCGCCAGGCGATTACGAACCCCCAGAACACGGTTTACTCGATCAAGCGCTTTATGGGCCGGCGCTACAACGAAGTTTCGGACGAGATGAAGATGGTGCCCTACAAGGTCGTCCAGCAGGGCGATCACGTGGCCGTGGAGGCGCAGGGCAAGCTGTTTACCCCGCCTGAGATCTCCGCGATGATCCTTCAGAAGCTGAAGAAGGCCGCAGAGGATTACCTCGGCACGACGGTCACCGAGGCCGTTATCACCGTGCCCGCGTACTTCAACGACGCGCAGCGCCAGGCGACCAAGGATGCCGGCCGGATTGCCGGTCTCGACGTCAAGCGCATCGTGAACGAGCCGACCGCAGCCGCGCTGGCTTATGGACTCGACAAGAAGAAGGATGAGACGATCGCCGTGTATGACTTCGGTGGCGGAACGTTCGATATTTCGATCCTCGAGGTCGGCGATGGCGTTATCGAGGTGAAGTCGACCAACGGCGACACGCATCTTGGTGGCGACAACCTGGACCAGCGAATTGTGGAGTGGCTGATCTCGGAATTCAAGAGCGAGTCGGGTCTGGACCTGACCTCGAAGGGCAACGAGATGGCGCTGCAGCGTCTGAAGGACGCCGCGGAGCGCGCCAAGATTGAGCTCTCGACCGCGCAGGAGACGGAGATCAATCTGCCGTTCATCACGGCAGACGCTTCCGGTCCGAAGCACCTGGTTCGCACGCTGAGCCGCGCGAAGCTGGAGTCGCTGGTCGATGACCTGCTGCAGAAGTCGATTGGACCTTGCAAGCAGGCGATGAAAGATGCTGGCGTCGACGCGAGCAAGATCGATGAGGTCGTGCTCGTCGGCGGACAGACCCGCATGCCGAAGATTCAGCAGTTGGTGAAGGACCTCTTCGGCAGGGAGCCTCACAAGGGCGTCAACCCTGATGAAGTTGTTGCGATTGGCGCTGCGGTCCAGGCTGGCGTACTTGCCGGCGATGTGAAGGACCTGCTGCTGCTGGATGTCACGCCGCTGACGCTCGCCATCGAGACGATGGGCAGCGTGGCGACGCCGATGATCCCGCGCAACACCACGATCCCGACAAAGAAGACGGAGACGTTTTCGACGGCGGCCGACAATCAGACCGAGGTCGAGATCCACGTCCTGCAGGGCGAGCGGCCGATGGCAGCGCAGAACCGCACGCTCGGTAAGTTCAAGCTCGGCGGAATCCCGCCTGCTCCGCGCGGCATGCCGCAGATCGAGGTCACATTTGACATCGACGCGAACGGCATTCTGAACGTGACGGCGAAAGACAACGCCACCGGCAAGGACCAGAAGATCACGATCACGAGTTCTTCGGGTCTGAGCAAGGACGAGATCGACCGCATGGCCAAGGACGCCGAAGCGCACGCTTCGGAGGACAAGGAAGCCAAGGAGAAGATCGAGGCCCGCAATCAGCTCGACTCGATGGTCTACAACGTCGAGAAGATGCTGCGCGAAGGCGGCGACAAGGTCGCGGCTGCGGACAAGGGCGACGTCGAAACCGCGCTTGCCGATGCCAAGACCACGCTGGCCGGCGGCGATCCTTCGAAGACCGAGATGGAAGCGGCGCGTGAGCGGCTGACGACGGCAAGCCACAAGCTCGCCGAGGCGCTCTACAAGGCGCAGTCTGCGGGTGCGTCCGCTCCTCCGACCGACGGCGATGCGGCCGCGGCTGGAACGACGGATCAGCCGAAGGACGAAGGCGTGATCGATGCGGAGTATGTCGACACTGAAAAGTAAAACACTGGAATCCGAAGCCAGGTAACAGAACCGAATAGCTTCGTAGCGCGTATTACAAGGAGGAGTGCTTCGAATCTGGAGCCTCCTCCTTGTTGTATCTACGTCGTCGACGCGACAAAGCGATGACGAAGAAACGACACGGAATTGACTCGGAAAACGAATCGAAAACGGGTGGATCGGGTTCTAATAATTAGCTGGAAATTGGGCTGGAAGGGTGGCGGAGGAATGACAAACGAGAGAGCAAAGAACGACGGGGCTTGGCCCCAGGGAGTGCAGTGGAACCTCGGCTTCGGGCACGAGCATATGGGGGAAATTCTTTGGCGGTGTGATGCGCTTCGCGCCGGCCGCCTGTACCAGCGCAGTCTGTTTGCAACGCGCGAGGAGGCGGAGGAGTTCGTCGCGCGCATGCAGCAGGCGGAGCCCGATCAGGTTTTCAATGTGGAGGCAATCAAGGCCTCGACCGTCTGGAACTAATCGTCGATTAACACATTCGGGCATCCAATAACCGCGGCTCAAAACAGGGCCGCGGTTGTTGTATGCGTAACATTTTGGAGACAAGATGACCATCAACTGGGTGGCGGTACAGGCCATCGCCACCACTGCGCTCGTCATTACCAGCGGCGGAGCCATCGCCTACGCGGCGCTGCAGCTTCGGCACGAACGCGAGTATCGCTCGGTAAACAACCTCGAAAAGCAGCTTAGTTTTTTCCTCAGCGACTCCTTCGCTGCCGCGCGACGCCGTCTCGCCCAGGCGCGGGTCGGTGAGAACGGGCTCCTTCCCTGGAGCATCGATGAGCCACCGGTCGCGGCGTTTGAAGTCCTCGACTTCTATGAGCACCTTGGCCTGCTCGTCAAGAAGGTCCACCTGGACGTCTACGACGTCTGGCACACGTTCTACGAGTGGGCGCAACCTGTCTACGTCGACCTGCGGCCGCTGATCGAAAATGAAGACAGCCCGTACTCCGTGCAGTACAGCGATCTCCGCAAGCTCATGCGCGCCATGGACGAGATCCAGATCGAGCGCATGCACGCCAGGAATGCGAACCACTGGTCACTCTGGACACCGGAGCGCATCCTGGACCACTACCGCTACGAGCTCGAGACCTCGGAAGCGCCCGTACAGCCGATGAGCCGCCGTGCACGCCGCAAGGCCGAGGCCGCCGCTCGGGAGCGTGACCTTGCCTGAAGGCAACGAGATTCATCGCTGGGCCGAGCGCCACAGCGCCGCACTCACTGGTAAGAAGCTGCGCGTGGAGTCGCCGAACGGCCGCTTCCCCGACGCCGACGAGCTGGATAACCGCAAGCTCGAGCGCGTGCTCGCCAAAGGCAAGCACCTCGGCTACGTGTTCGGCAAAGATCGCATTCTGCACGTGCACCTGGGCCGCTATGGCGATTGGACCGAGGGGCAGATGCCGCTCGCTGAGCCGAAGGGCGCGCTGCGGTTGCGCATGTGGCCCGTCGGCGCGAAGCCGCGCAAGGACGCAGCCACACCAAACAAGCGCCACGGCTGGTACTCGTCGGATGATGGCACGAGCGCACTCATTCCGGAGCAGATCGACTGGCTGGAACTCCGCGGCGCGTCAGCCTGCCAGCTCTGGACCGACGCCAACTGGCAGGCGCTGCTCGCACGCCTCGGCCCCGATGCCCTCGATGGCGACGATCCGCAGCCCGCCTTCGATCGCATTCTCAGCGCGAAGACGCCGATTGCTGTGCTTCTGATGGACCAGACCGTACTCTCGGGGATCGGAAACATCTACCGCGCGGAACTGCTCTATCGCGCGCGGCTGGACCCCTTCACGGAGGGCCGCGAGGTGCCTCTGCAGACGCTGAAAGCCATCTGGAAGGATTCCATTCCGCTGCTCCGCGCGGGCATGCTCGACCGCCGCATTGTCACCACGCGCGCCAAGGACAGGCCAACGAAGAAGACCGGTCAGCCGCCCAAGGAGGAGGTCCACTACGCCTACCGCCGGCACGGGAAGCCATGCTTCGTCTGTGGCACAAAGATTCAGCGCCGCGACATCGCCGGCCGCACGCTCTATTGGTGCCCGGTGTGTCAGGCTGCTACACCTCGATGATGCGTCTACCCTCTCGGCGCATCTGTAGAGTAAGTTGAGAACAAGACTATGGCAGGACCAAAGAGCAAGGACTACTACGGCGTACTCGGCGTCAAGAAGGCGGCCACGCAGGACGAGATCCGCAAGGCCTTTCGCAAGCTCGCGCGCAAGTACCACCCCGACGTGAACCCCGGGGATAAAAAAGCCGAGGAAAAATTCAAAGAAATCTCCGAGGCCAACGACGTTCTCTCCGACGAGAAGAAGCGGAAGGTCTACGACCAGCTCGGCTTCTACTCCGACAACATCGACCCCGCCGCGGCCGAAGCGTATGCTCGCGCGGGCGGCGGTGCAGGTGCCGCCGGCGGCTTCGGCGGGGGTCGCGGAGCAGCCGACCAGGGTGTTCCGTTCGACTTCTCCGGCTTTGACTTCTCCGGCTTCACACCTGAGGGCCGGCGCACACAGCAGACAGAATCCACCGGCTTCGGCTCCAGCTTCCGCGACATCTTCGGCAGCATGTTCAGCGGCGGTGGTGGCGGCCGCCAACCTCGCGGTCCGCAACCCGGCACCGATCTTGAATACCAGGTGGAGATCGACTTCTGGACCGCAATCCGTGGAGGCATCACGCGCCTGGAAATTCAGCGCCAGTCACCCTGCCCGACCTGCAAGGGCACGGGCGCCGTAGGTAAGCCCATGGAATGCCCGGAGTGCCACGGTACCGGGCAGGTGCAACAGACCGGCGGCCGCATGAAGTTCAACATTCAGTGCCCGCGCTGCGGAGGTTCGGGCAAGGTGCAGAACAATTGCCCGACCTGCGATGGCGCCGGCGTCATCACGCGCCATGAGCCGCTCGAGTTCCGCATCAAGCCGGGCACGCGTGACGGGCAGCGAATCCGCCTCCCCGGCAAGGGCAACGCCGGCACGGAAGGCGCGGCTGCGGGTGATCTGTTTCTCATCATCCGCGTTGGGCATCACAAGCTGTTTCGCCGGGTTGCCGATGACATCCACATCACTGTCCCGGTCACCGCGATGGAGGCTGCACTCGGCGCGCGGATCGAGGTGCCGACCATCGATGGTGACGGCCATCATGCCGGACGCGCGCAGCTTAAGATTCCTCCCGGGACGCAGACGGGACAGAAGCTGCGGATGCGCGAGAAGGGCGTGCCCAGCGCCACACGAGAAGGCCAGCGCGGCGATGAGATCGTTGAGATCAAAATCGTCGTTCCGAAGATTCAGGATGAGCGCTCAAAAGAAATTCTGCGCGAGCTTCAGCGACTCAATCCGGAAGACCCGCGCGCCGATCTCTTCAACGAGCTCTAACCGGCGCAGCGGGCCTTGATCCGCTTTATCTAGGCGGCAGCCTCGCCCGCCAGAGCGGGCGCGGACGCACGCTGAGGACGCAGCAGCAGATAAAACGCAACGCCATGCGTAATCATGAGCACCGGCACGTAGAGAATCGGAATCCAGTACGTCGCGCCTAGCTGCCCGGCCACGGCAGGAAGTCCCTCCATTGTGGCGTGATAGTAGTCGATGAGAATGTCGGCCGCTCCCGCCAAATTAAATGCGATTACAAGCGCAGTGAAGAGCGGACGCACGCGCACTGCGAGCAGCGCCGCAATCGCCAGCAGTCCTGTCGCGAAGTCTCCGTAAGCAGCGAAGCGGGCAAAGGTCGCAGGCAGCGTGCCAACGACTCCCGGAAGGATGAACACAAGCCCGAAGAAGCGGAAGCTATGCAATGTAGCGATGGCGCGCTGCGTGTCGATCCAATTCATTGAGCGGAGCTTCGGCCGAATATATGTGCCGAAGAGGA
This Acidobacteriaceae bacterium DNA region includes the following protein-coding sequences:
- a CDS encoding manganese catalase family protein, whose translation is MYHHIKKLMYTVNVGTPDVKFGKLLLEQFGGANGELAAAMQYTIQGWNCVDDLARRDLLLDIGTEELSHLEVVGALIRMHLKELKTNREAADADPLVTIAGGGGVSLYNSQGNAWTADYLKITGELDVDLRSNIAAEARAKIVYERLIDHTDDPGTLDTLQFLMTREITHMKAFTAALESMEKPPFSIGFLKPTPVLVDEYFNGSTGDGDEGESDMRGPWQTSFGLEPVESQMNGGQGLSVGEVKGTEDQEERGRQDSGQKATTSVFGEALSQTHPSTNKGGEKKSRGSNGNGSHRGSGKKPKA
- a CDS encoding helix-turn-helix transcriptional regulator, producing the protein MATKRKSKGAYMISAVAEMYDIHPQTLRLYEREGLLRPSRSEGNTRLYTDEDLERLEFILNLARDLGVNIAGIAIVLQMRERMEEMNRQMQGFVEYVRTEMLSRMQQAQGQQAGLVPVRRPVAVPLRDAVQSAGKKRR
- a CDS encoding SDR family oxidoreductase, which gives rise to MARSLNPLFLAGLGAGFAAAAIATTRALRAAPPPDGAVVLVTGGGRGLGYAIASRFARRPIRLILAARDLGELHAAQAALIAEHPHLRPEDFYLFQGDLANPMECHRLVDESFAHFGRIDVLINNAGIIEVGPAEVQPLDAFYRAMHIHFYGPLHILWAALPRLRQQYPMPGWNRRCAIVNIASIGGKVPVPHMLPYTASKFALVGFSEGLHAELRKANILVTTVCPGLMRTGGEHHAHFTGDVEAEKRWFMFGAKTPGIATTPEHAACRIYSAVTHGCAEIVITPHAWLAARVHGHCPGTSQLIAGLANEYVLPDAP
- the dnaK gene encoding molecular chaperone DnaK; amino-acid sequence: MAKIIGIDLGTTNSCVAVMEGGEPKVIPNEEGGRTTPSIVAFTKNGERLVGQVAKRQAITNPQNTVYSIKRFMGRRYNEVSDEMKMVPYKVVQQGDHVAVEAQGKLFTPPEISAMILQKLKKAAEDYLGTTVTEAVITVPAYFNDAQRQATKDAGRIAGLDVKRIVNEPTAAALAYGLDKKKDETIAVYDFGGGTFDISILEVGDGVIEVKSTNGDTHLGGDNLDQRIVEWLISEFKSESGLDLTSKGNEMALQRLKDAAERAKIELSTAQETEINLPFITADASGPKHLVRTLSRAKLESLVDDLLQKSIGPCKQAMKDAGVDASKIDEVVLVGGQTRMPKIQQLVKDLFGREPHKGVNPDEVVAIGAAVQAGVLAGDVKDLLLLDVTPLTLAIETMGSVATPMIPRNTTIPTKKTETFSTAADNQTEVEIHVLQGERPMAAQNRTLGKFKLGGIPPAPRGMPQIEVTFDIDANGILNVTAKDNATGKDQKITITSSSGLSKDEIDRMAKDAEAHASEDKEAKEKIEARNQLDSMVYNVEKMLREGGDKVAAADKGDVETALADAKTTLAGGDPSKTEMEAARERLTTASHKLAEALYKAQSAGASAPPTDGDAAAAGTTDQPKDEGVIDAEYVDTEK
- a CDS encoding DNA-formamidopyrimidine glycosylase family protein; translated protein: MPEGNEIHRWAERHSAALTGKKLRVESPNGRFPDADELDNRKLERVLAKGKHLGYVFGKDRILHVHLGRYGDWTEGQMPLAEPKGALRLRMWPVGAKPRKDAATPNKRHGWYSSDDGTSALIPEQIDWLELRGASACQLWTDANWQALLARLGPDALDGDDPQPAFDRILSAKTPIAVLLMDQTVLSGIGNIYRAELLYRARLDPFTEGREVPLQTLKAIWKDSIPLLRAGMLDRRIVTTRAKDRPTKKTGQPPKEEVHYAYRRHGKPCFVCGTKIQRRDIAGRTLYWCPVCQAATPR
- a CDS encoding J domain-containing protein gives rise to the protein MAGPKSKDYYGVLGVKKAATQDEIRKAFRKLARKYHPDVNPGDKKAEEKFKEISEANDVLSDEKKRKVYDQLGFYSDNIDPAAAEAYARAGGGAGAAGGFGGGRGAADQGVPFDFSGFDFSGFTPEGRRTQQTESTGFGSSFRDIFGSMFSGGGGGRQPRGPQPGTDLEYQVEIDFWTAIRGGITRLEIQRQSPCPTCKGTGAVGKPMECPECHGTGQVQQTGGRMKFNIQCPRCGGSGKVQNNCPTCDGAGVITRHEPLEFRIKPGTRDGQRIRLPGKGNAGTEGAAAGDLFLIIRVGHHKLFRRVADDIHITVPVTAMEAALGARIEVPTIDGDGHHAGRAQLKIPPGTQTGQKLRMREKGVPSATREGQRGDEIVEIKIVVPKIQDERSKEILRELQRLNPEDPRADLFNEL